From a region of the Babylonia areolata isolate BAREFJ2019XMU chromosome 21, ASM4173473v1, whole genome shotgun sequence genome:
- the LOC143295706 gene encoding uncharacterized protein LOC143295706, whose product MASGRYPVHESPCQFVPATPSLFQQRCRRSRSPAAEVPASPFSIHYNSSPSPLLGPLTVQGGIASLAQAGTRVRATEMEYGEQVLFLQDMSSTPVFTDPQRTNIEQQVPATPVRNTRSTQDMSGLTSSLSPPSPENLDDRLVPNCDVSREPSQLRGKKQKQRSRMLLSSHSLPGQSEDERFSLFSGSDDDIFL is encoded by the exons ATGGCGAGTGGCCGTTACCCGGTTCATGAATCACCGTGTCAGTTTGTTCCGGCCACACCCTCACTTTTCCAACAGAGGTGTCGTAGATCTAGATCCCCGGCTGCAGAAGTTCCAGCCTCGCCGTTCAGCATACATT ATAACAGCTCACCCAGTCCACTTCTTGGGCCATTAACTGTCCAGGGTGGCATTGCAAGCCTTGCTCAGGCAGGAACAAGAGTTCGTGCCACGGAGATGGAGTATGGTGAACAGGTCCTGTTTTTGCAAGACATGTCTAGCACTCCCGTGTTTACAG accctCAACGAACCAACATCGAACAGCAAGTTCCAGCCACACCTGTTAGGAACACAAGATCAACACAAGATATGTCCGGGTTGACCTCATCTTTGTCGCCACCATCTCCAGAAAATCTTGATGACAGATTGGTCCCTAACTGTGATGTCAGCAGGGAGCCCAGCCAATTGCGAGGCAAGAAGCAGAAGCAACGTTCTCGTATGTTGCTTTCTTCCCATAGTCTGCCTGGACAGTCTGAGGATGAACGCTTCAGTCTGTTTTCTGGATCAGATGATGACATTTTCCTGTAA
- the LOC143296662 gene encoding uncharacterized protein LOC143296662 has translation MSLPAPLHWRSLRNTDHNYDYHYHDNNATNYNYNDNTSNSNHNNTTSNNNNAVNNFNHTHGNNSHHNNTINNNNSNYNNKTTTNNSNSSNNNDNSNHNTNNNSNHNDNSNHNTTTNNNSNHNNTNNNSNHDTNNSNHDNTNNNSNHNNTNNSNHNNTNNNSNHNNTNNSNHSNTNNSNHDNTNNSNHHDTNNNSNHNNTNNSNHNNTNNNSNHNNTNNSNHDNTNNNSNHHNDTNNSNHNNTNNNSNHNNTNNSSNHDTNNSNHNNTNNSSNHDTNNSNHNNTNSSNHNNTNNSNHNNTNNSNHDTNNNSNHNNTNNSNHDNTNNSNHDNTNNSNNNTNNNSIHTTNSNNTNNSICTHVNFADIQTSCDKTCTNYTNPYANNCTGCDSICIDYANTRSSCDNTCSSYVQVGASFLPSKIFRGWVRILGQGGSRELGRLHDDHCGWGHGRPHCCHQLWPRCLLQVLQTGFGSSGSEHRGDQCPDLTAGPNRSLGHPHPAPSSPALQPSAQFFPGPPPHPHPGLVTSSLSAKAPL, from the exons ATGTCACTGCCCGCCCCACTTCACTGGCGATCTCTGCGAAACAC aGATCACAACTACGACTACCACTACCACGACAACAATGCCACCAACTACAACTACAATGACAACACCAGTAactccaaccacaacaacactacctccaacaacaacaacgctgtcAACAACTTCAACCACACCCATGGCAACAActcccaccacaacaacaccatcaacaacaacaactccaactacaacaacaaaaccaccaccaacaacagcaacagttccaataacaatgacaactccaaccacaacacaaacaacaattcCAACCACAATGACAACtccaaccacaacaccaccacaaacaacaactccaaccacaacaacacaaacaacaactccAACCACGACACAAACAACTCCAACcacgacaacacaaacaacaactccaaccacaacaacacaaacaactccaaccacaacaacacaaacaacaactccaaccacaacaacacaaacaactccaaccacagcaacacaaacaactcCAACcacgacaacacaaacaactcCAACCACCACGACACAAACAACAactccaaccacaacaacacaaacaactccaaccacaacaacacaaacaacaactccaaccacaacaacacaaacaactccaaccacgacaacacaaacaacaactccaaccaccacaacgacacaaacaactccaaccacaacaacacaaacaacaactccaaccacaacaacacaaacaacagttcCAACCACGACACAAACAactccaaccacaacaacacaaacaacagttcCAACCATGACACAAACAactccaaccacaacaacacaaacagctccaaccacaacaacacaaacaactccaaccacaacaacacaaacaactctAACCATGATACAAACAACAactccaaccacaacaacacaaacaactccaaccacgacaacacaaacaactccaaccacgacaacacaaacaactccaacaacaacacaaacaacaactctATCCATACCACCAActccaacaacacaaacaactccaTCTGCACCCATGTCAACTTTGCTGACATCCAAACCAGCTGTGACAAAACCTGTACCAACTACACCAATCCCTATGCCAACAATTGTACCGGCTGTGACAGCATCTGTATCGACTACGCCAACACCCGTTCCAGCTGTGACAATACCTGCTCCAGCTACGTCCAAGTTGGCGCCAGTTTCCTCCCATCCAAAATCTTCAGGGGCTG GGTCAGGATCCTCGGCCAAGGAGGAAGCCGGGAGCTCGGGCGGCTCCACGATGACCACTGTGGGTGGGGCCATGGGAGGCCTCATTGCTGTCATCAGCTCTGGCCTCGCTGCCTTCTTCAAGTTCTGCAAACG GGGTTCGGGTCGAGTGGTTCAGAACACAGGGGAGACCAATGCCCCGACCTTACAGCGGGCCCCAACAGAAGCTTGGggcacccccacccagccccgtCGTCACCAGCTCTCCAGCCCTCAGCCCAGTTCTTCCCTGGAcctccaccgcacccccaccctggACTTGTGACGTCCTCGCTCTCTGCCAAGGCTCCGCTGTAG